A window of Juglans regia cultivar Chandler chromosome 7, Walnut 2.0, whole genome shotgun sequence contains these coding sequences:
- the LOC108998306 gene encoding protein TOO MANY MOUTHS-like: MALFFSLPTTLLLLLLLLSLCLLPLAMPFTVIMSDSSTLVDGPQSGFSMNKYGFRTNTREQEAVYDIMKATGNDWATNIPDVCRGRWHGIECMPDKDNVYHVVSLSFGALSDDTAFPTCDPTRSYISPSITKLPHIRTLFFYRCFSYNPQPIPAFLGQLGPTLQTLVLRENGHVGSIPTELGNLTRLKVLDLHRNNLNHTIPISLGRIAGLRSLDLSGNKLTGSIPGLSFPSLNILDLSQNLLMGSIPPTLGTCHSLIKMDFSRNRLSGPIPDSIDGLKDLMLMDLSYNRLSGPLPISLRSLISLQALIIKGNPMGSDAIPSDGFDGMKGLMILVLSNMNLHGSIPESLGQLTNLRVLHLDGNQFNGSIPVNFKYLKNLSELRLNDNRLTGSVPFGREMVWRMKRKLRLFNNPGLCYKAESGLDEDSDSWFHPGIGLCEVPRPESGRSVQHLSTLERYVPRTFINVSSDAVFKISVPVGLIQLAALLLCTSTLM; the protein is encoded by the coding sequence ATGGCACTCTTTTTCTCACTTCCAACTACTCTactgcttctgcttctgcttctttctttgtgcCTATTGCCACTTGCTATGCCCTTTACAGTTATAATGTCCGATTCCTCTACCCTCGTTGATGGCCCACAATCCGGGTTCTCCATGAACAAATACGGGTTCCGAACCAACACCCGTGAGCAAGAGGCAGTCTATGATATCATGAAGGCTACCGGGAATGATTGGGCCACCAACATCCCTGATGTGTGTCGTGGCCGGTGGCATGGCATCGAGTGCATGCCCGACAAGGATAATGTCTACCACGTTGTCTCCCTCTCCTTTGGGGCATTGTCCGACGACACCGCCTTCCCAACATGCGACCCGACACGTTCTTATATTTCACCATCCATAACTAAGCTTCCACACATTAGGACCCTATTCTTTTACCGTTGTTTCAGTTACAACCCTCAGCCTATTCCAGCATTTTTGGGTCAATTGGGTCCAACACTACAGACTTTGGTCCTTAGAGAAAATGGCCATGTGGGCTCCATCCCTACTGAACTAGGCAATCTTACCCGTTTAAAGGTCCTTGATCTTCACAGAAACAATCTCAATCATACCATTCCTATCTCACTAGGTCGGATAGCCGGTCTAAGGTCATTAGATCTAAGTGGGAACAAACTAACCGGTTCAATACCCGGTTTAAGCTTCCCATCTTTGAATATTTTGGACCTTAGCCAAAATCTTTTGATGGGTTCAATCCCACCTACTCTTGGAACTTGTCATTCCTTAATCAAAATGGATTTTAGTCGTAATCGTCTCAGCGGCCCAATCCCAGACTCAATTGATGGCCTAAAGGACCTTATGCTTATGGATTTGAGCTATAATCGTCTCTCGGGCCCACTTCCCATATCGCTTAGAAGCTTAATCTCTCTCCAAGCATTGATTATCAAAGGAAATCCAATGGGGTCTGATGCAATTCCCAGTGATGGGTTCGATGGCATGAAAGGTTTAATGATCTTAGTATTATCAAATATGAACCTACACGGTTCAATCCCAGAATCACTAGGCCAATTGACAAACCTTCGTGTCCTGCATCTTGATGGGAATCAATTCAACGGTTCAATTCCCGTTAACTTCAAGTACTTGAAGAATCTTAGCGAGTTAAGACTGAACGACAACCGGCTCACCGGGTCGGTTCCTTTTGGAAGAGAAATGGTATGGAGGatgaaaaggaaattaaggCTTTTCAACAATCCCGGACTGTGCTACAAAGCTGAGAGTGGTTTGGATGAAGATTCAGATTCATGGTTTCATCCTGGCATTGGTTTGTGTGAGGTGCCAAGGCCAGAGTCAGGAAGATCTGTACAGCATCTTTCAACCCTTGAAAGATACGTACCAAGAACATTCATTAATGTCTCATCCGACGCAGTATTTAAAATTTCAGTTCCCGTTGGCTTGATTCAGCTGGCTGCACTGCTGCTGTGTACTTCCACTTTAATGTAA